GTACCCTGTTGGCTACGACAATCATTGCGCCCTCCCTTTCACGATAATTCACCATCGTTGGAGCCTGTCCTGCAAACTACCTATTGTGGTTCGACAGGCTCACCACGAATGGGAAATCCTTAATCATTTCAATGCGCATACCGTTCGCCCTGAGCCTGTCGAAGGGTGAGCGGAGGTTGCACAACAGGATTATTGGGTCAAATTATCAGCATCATAACTTGCTGCGGATGGGTCGTCAACGCGCCCCTTCAAGAGGGGAATGCCGAACGGCTTCCCCCGTCATAAAGCGGTCGAGTTCAGCGATGAGGCATTGCTTCTCATCGGGTCGCAAGAAGCTCACCTCAAAAGCGTTCTTTGTAAGCGTATAGATATCATGCCTGGTAAGTCCGAGAGCCTTTTGTGAAGCCAGGAGATTCTCGGTAATATAGCCGCCGAAGTAGGCGGGATCGTCGGAATTGACGGTCACGCACAGCCCGAGATCGAGCAGCTTCTTGAGATTATGATCCTCCAGCGACTTGAAGACACAGAGTTTCACGTTTGAGAGGGGACAGACGGTGAGAGGAATTCTTTCCCGGACCAGTCGTTGGACCAGCGCCGGGTCCTCGATGCACCGAACGCCGTGGTCTATCCGCGACACATTGAGCAGGTTGAGCGCCTGCCAAATATAGTTCGGAGGCCCTTCCTCCCCTGCGTGGGCGACCGTCAGGTACCCTTCCGCTCGTGCCCGTTCAAACACCTTCACGAACTTTTCGGGGGGGTGATTCAGCTCTGACGAGTCTAATCCAACCGCCACAATCCAGTCTTTGAATCGGAGGGACGCCTCGAGCGTCTGCATCGCCGCATCCGCGCTCAGGTGGCGGAGAAAGCACATAATCAGCCTTGATGAGATTCCGAATCTCGGAACGGCCTCTTCGAGGGCGCGACGGATGCCGTTAATCACCGTGTCAAATGGGACGCCTCGATCGGTGTGGGCCTGAGGATCGAAGAAGATTTCTGCGTGTCGGACATGCTGCTGTGCGGCACGCTCAAGGTAGGCCCAGGTCAAATCAAAGAAATCCTGCTCATGAAGAAGCACCTGGACCCCTTCGTAATAGATATCCAGGAACGACTGGAGGTCGTGAAAGTGATATGCCTGACGAAGCTCCTCGACTGTGGCGTATCGAAGGGTCAGGCGATTGCGCCTGGCCAACGCGCAGAGCAGCTCGGGTTCCAATGTGCCCTCAATATGCACATGCAACTCTGCTTTTGGCAGATCGCGAATAAACTGGTCCAGGTTGTAGGGGGTATTCATCTTGTTTTCTCTTTGCTCAATGAGCGTTCCTGATCGAGAGCATACACCACCTATCTCCTGCGTCCAAATCCCCCCCTCGCTCCCCTTTACGAAAAGGGGGGTTGGGGGGATTTTTTGGGACTGAATGAACTCTTGCCCGTTTCTAAGCTGTGGACGTATAATTCGCCAAGTCCATCATGTTCCCAATGACCTCATGACGGAGCAGGGGGAGGTTTTGATGCCGACGATCGTTGCTGCTGCTGAGCTTGCGCGAATGGTCACCGATGCCCACGAGCGGACCATCGCGCTTGTACACGATCTGGCGGATACCCAACTGGTTGTTCCCCAAACGGAGATCGTCAATCCGTTCCTCTGGGAGTTGGGACATGCGGCCTTTTTTTATGATGTCTTTCTCCTGCGCACCCTCGGCTCCAGCACGTTCCTTCTGGAAGGGGCAGAGAGTTTCTACGACTCGTTCAAGGTAGACCACTGTGACCGCTGGGGTCTGCCCCTGCCTTCAAGGAAGAACACCCTTGAGTATAAGAACAGGGTGCTGGAGTCGGCCCTGAAGCATCTGGATTCCGGCCAGCCCGGCGCTGAAGCGACCTACCTGTATCTGCTCTCCGTATCGCATGAAGATATGCACGGGGAGGCGTTCACCTACATGAGGCAGACCCTGGAATACCCCGCTCCGGAACTCGGCATCACCGAGGATGGATCGAGCGCACGCGAGATTGGTGGCGGTCCCTGGCTCGGAGACGTCGAAATCCCGGGAGGGATGTTTCAGCTTGGCGCTACAGCCGATTCGCCCTTTGTGTTTGACAACGAGAAATGGGCGCATCCGGTACACATCGCCCCATTCAGGATCGCCAGGGCGCCTGTGACCAACAGCGAATTCGCTGAGTTCGTGAGCGATCGGGGCTACTTGCGGCGCGAGCCGTGGAGTCCTCAAGGGTGGGTCTGGCGCACCAAGACGGGCGCGCAACAGCCGGTCTATTGGCACCGTGGACAGAACGGCTGGCTGCGCAGGCATTTCGACCGGCTTGTTCCGCTTGAAGCGCATGCCCCCATCCTCCACGTGAACTGGTACGAGGCGGAGGCGTACTGCCGGTGGGCGGGCAGACGGCTTCCCACCGAAGCGGAGTGGGAGATGGCGGCCAGCGCGGAGCCCACCCCCGACGGAAAGAGCATCACAGGGCGCAAGCGGCGGTACCCCTGGGGAGATGAGCCGCCTACACCCGAACGCGCCAACCTGGATTCACGGTTGTTGGGGTGTGTCGATGTGGGAGCGTATGCGGCCGGAGATAGCGCCTTGGGCTGCCGCCAGATGATCGGCAATACCTGGGAGTGGACCGCGTCCCCCTTCTTTCCATTTCCCGGATTTATCGTCGATTCGCCGTATCGAGAATACTCGGCGCCTTGGTTCGGCTATCGCAAGGTCTTGAAAGGGGGAGCGTGGGCCACCCGATCTCGCCTGGTTCGCAATACGTTTCGTAACTTTTTCCTACCGGACCGACGTGACGTCTTTGCAGGGTTTCGCACCTGCGCCCTATGATGGACCTCAGCCTGACCCCGGACCACGAGGCCGTCCGCAACGCGACACGTGAATTCTGCCGCCGCGAGATCCTGCCGCATCTGCGCGACTGGGAACGAGCCGAGCAGATCCCGGCCGACATCGTGCCCAAGATGGCGGCCCAGGGCCTGCTGGGTCTGTGCATTCCTCGCCGCTATGGCGGTTTGGGCCTGGATTACGTGAGCCTCGGGATCGTCTGCGAAGAGCTGGAGCGCGCCGATACCGCGTTTCGAGTCCTGATCGCGGTGCATCTTGCTCTCAACTCGCTGACCTTGCTGCAATGGGGAAGTGAAGAGCAGAAACAGCGGTACCTCGTCCCGCAGGCCTGCGGCCAAAAGCTGGCGGCCTTTGCCCTGACCGAACCGGACGCTGGAAGCGATGTCGCGGGTATCCGCGCAACCGCCCGACGCGACGGTGAACGCTACATCCTCAACGGCGAGAAGACCTGGATCAGCCTGGCCGACGTCGCCGACCATTTTCTGATCTTTGCGTACACCGACCGTTCAGCCGGAGCGCGCGGCGTCTCGGCGTTCATCGTCGAGCGCGGCTTTGACGGCGTGAGCAGTTCCAGCATCCATCACAAGTTGGGCGGGCGTATCGGCAACACCGGCAGCATCGCGTTGCAGGACGCGCGCGTGCCCGCCGACAACCGCATCGGCGACGAAGGCGAAGGGCTCAAGATCGCCCTGAGCGCGCTGGACAACGGCCGCTACGCGGTCGCCGCCGGCGCGGTCGGTCTGATAGAGGCCTGTCTTGATGCCAGCCTCTCGTACGCCGAGCAGCGACAGAGCTTCGGACAACCTATCGGGAAGCACCAACTCGTTCAGCAAAAGATCGCCCGCATGGTTGCCGGACGCGATATTGGACGACTGTTGTACCATCAGGTCGGCTGGCTGAAGAATCAGGGGACGCGCTGTACGCGAGAGGTCAGCTTGGCCAAGTGGATCAACTGCGACAACGCCTTTCGAGCCGCCGACGACGCGGTCCAGATCCATGGAGCGTATGGTTATAGTGACGAGTTCCCGGTCGAACGCTACTTCCGCAACGCCCGCGGATCACTGATCTATGAGGGCACGCAGGAGATCCACCAGTTGATTCAGGCGGAGTATGCATTAAGCTACCGCACCGACAAGCCGCTCTCGCGGCCGCTCCCCCCGTATCCATTTGAGGCCGACGCCTGATGGCCGGCGCACTGGACGGTGTGCGGGTCCTGGACCTGTCGAGGCATCTGGCGGGACCCTACTGCGCGATGATGCTGGGCGACCTGGGCGCTGAGGTCATCAAGATCGAACGCCCGGGCGTCGGCGATGAGTCGCGCCACTGGGGGCCGCCGTTTTTTGGCGGGGAGTCGGCCTATTACCTGTGCTGCAATCGCAACAAGCAAAGCCTCACGCTCAACCTCAAACACGAACGCGGCCTCGCCCTTGCCCGTGAACTTGCGCGAGGCAGCGATGTGGTCATCGAGAACTTTCGTGTCGGCGTCCTGGACAAACTCGGTTTGGGCTACGGCGATCTGAAGGCCATCAACCCGCGCCTCGTGTACTGCTCTATCAGCGGTTTCGGGCATACCGGCCCCGACCGCGACTTAGGGAGCTACGACTTTTTGATCCAAGGTCGCAGCGGCCTGATGTCGATCACCGGCGAGCCGGACGGCCCGCCCATGAAGGTCGGGGTGGCCATTGCAGACGTGGCCGCCGGCCTGTTCGCGAGCAACGCTGTCCTCGCGGCGTTGTTGGCCCGGGAGCGAACAGGCGTTGGGCAGCATCTTGACATCGCGCTGTACGATTCGCAGGTCGCGGTGCTGGCAAACATTGCCAGCAACTACCTCTGTGCTGGCGAGATACCCGGGCGTTGGGGCAACGCGCACAAGAGCATCGTCCCGTACCAGACCTTTCAGGCGGCCGATGATTACTTGATCCTGGCCGTCGGCAACGATGCGCAGTGGCGGCAGTTCTGCGAAGCGGCAGGCATGACCGCATGGGCACAGGACCCGCGCTTTGCGGCCAATCCGGACCGAGTCGCACATCGAGACGTGTTAGTCCCGCTGCTCCAGGATTTGCTTCGCCGCAAGACGGTTGCCGAGTGGCTGCAACTGTGCGCCGAGGCCGATGTGCCGGCGGGACCGATTAACGCGATCGATAAGGTCTTCGCGGATCCGCAGGTGGATGCGCGAGGGATGCTCGTCCAGATGCCGCACCCAACGATAGGGACCGTGCGGCTGGCCGGCACGCCGCTCAACCTCTCCGCAACCCCAGCCGAGATGCGCCTACCGCCCCCCTTGCTTGGAGAGCACACCGACGCGATCCTCACCCGCCTACTCGGGCTGGATGGCCGTGCCATTGCAGAGTTACACCGGGATGGGGTTGTGTGAGGTCTCGTCTTTAATCCCCCTCAGGGATTTCCTGCCTACGATTCAGGGATTTACCCGATAGCTCCCGTCATGTGCTGCAGCCTATCCTACGACAGATCATCGGATGGCTGACCTGTCTGGCGTTGCTCAGCCATATCCCGATTTGGGTCTGTTTTCAGCCCTGCCTGATCCCAAGCCCAGGACTTGAAGCGACATATAGCTTCCGCCAACCAAGGCAGCGCTGAAGAGGCTCGATCCTTGGAAGAGGTCTACAGCGGCTTACCCCCCGTCAACTTCTCATGGGAGATTCTGGCGCGCGGCTCACGCGGCATGGGCGTCCTTCGAGTCAAGGGGATCTATTGGAACGATTGGGGCAACCCGGAGCAGGTTCGGCATGACATCGCCCGGTTCGGTTCCTAACAACCGTGACGAGATGTGATTGAGTGGACGCGGCCCTCTTTAGTCGCTTGTTAAAAGTAATCTTTGATGGTAATTTAGACTTCGGCTCGCAGAGATTGGATAGTGGAGGGCCCCTCATATCCAAGATCTAAGAGCTAAGATCGCATTGACTGACAATGCTGGCTGTGGACGAGAAGAGCGGAAAACCTAAACGCGTTTCCTTCCAGGGAGGGTCCAATGATTACGCTCAAGAAGATTCTTGTATCGACAGACTTTAGCGAGACCTCGAAAGGGGCGGTCATGTATGCTCGGGCGCTCGCCTCCGCATACCACGGCTCGGTGCATGCCTTGCACGTGTTGCCGGATCCCTCGATTCAGCCATGGGCGTTCTCGGTCGAGACCGAGGTCATGGGGCTGTCATTCGAAGAGCGGGCGAAGCGATGGGAGGAGAGGTCACGCGAGCAACTGAAGAACCTGTTCTCGGAAACGGAGCTGAAGGAACTCAATGTGCAACTGGTGACGGTGGTGGGCCACCCGGTCCAGCAGATTCTTCAGTACGCCAAAGACAACGCGATCGATCTCATCGTGATGGGCACGCATGGTCGAAGCACCCCTGGGCCCAACATCGGTCAGACGTTTCCCTGGGACTCACCGATGGGCAGTGTCGCCGAGCGCGTAGTTCGCCAAGCCCCATGTCCCGTTCTTACCGTTCGACAGTCAGAGCACGAGTTCGTTACACCCTAGATGTCTTCTGCAACGCGTAAGCACCCGGCGCCTGGCCTCTAGCCCGGCGCCGGGTAACGCGCGGCGCCGCGGCCATCCGTACAACCTGTCTTTTCGCCTTCTACGTACACATCGGATCAGCCCACGACTCTGACGAACCCACTCTCCCTCAATAGCATTTCTCTCAAGCCATCCACCCTCATTACGGTCATCGTATCGCTTTCCTTGGCGCACCATTGTGCCCATCTGTATCCTTCTCGCCGTTATCCTGTGGTTCGGGTTGACGTTCTACGCGGCTTCGCAGTGGCGACGCTCGGAGGCCACTGCGGCTAACCCCCAAAATCCCCCCCAACCCCCCTTTCAGAAAGGAGGGCGAAGGGGGAGTTGGACCGGTACGACCAGTCCAACAGCTCGACAGGGTGCATGACCCGGATCTGAAGCCCTCGCTCCCTGATGCCCTTCTCGATCTGGAGTGAGCAGCCGGGATTGCCGCTAACCACCACGTCGGCCCCTGTCTCCCTGATCCGCTCGATCTTTCGATCCAGTAACTGCAAGGCCACGTTGGGATGAAGGAGATTG
The Candidatus Methylomirabilis sp. DNA segment above includes these coding regions:
- a CDS encoding adenosine deaminase, with the protein product MNTPYNLDQFIRDLPKAELHVHIEGTLEPELLCALARRNRLTLRYATVEELRQAYHFHDLQSFLDIYYEGVQVLLHEQDFFDLTWAYLERAAQQHVRHAEIFFDPQAHTDRGVPFDTVINGIRRALEEAVPRFGISSRLIMCFLRHLSADAAMQTLEASLRFKDWIVAVGLDSSELNHPPEKFVKVFERARAEGYLTVAHAGEEGPPNYIWQALNLLNVSRIDHGVRCIEDPALVQRLVRERIPLTVCPLSNVKLCVFKSLEDHNLKKLLDLGLCVTVNSDDPAYFGGYITENLLASQKALGLTRHDIYTLTKNAFEVSFLRPDEKQCLIAELDRFMTGEAVRHSPLEGAR
- the senA gene encoding selenoneine synthase SenA: MPTIVAAAELARMVTDAHERTIALVHDLADTQLVVPQTEIVNPFLWELGHAAFFYDVFLLRTLGSSTFLLEGAESFYDSFKVDHCDRWGLPLPSRKNTLEYKNRVLESALKHLDSGQPGAEATYLYLLSVSHEDMHGEAFTYMRQTLEYPAPELGITEDGSSAREIGGGPWLGDVEIPGGMFQLGATADSPFVFDNEKWAHPVHIAPFRIARAPVTNSEFAEFVSDRGYLRREPWSPQGWVWRTKTGAQQPVYWHRGQNGWLRRHFDRLVPLEAHAPILHVNWYEAEAYCRWAGRRLPTEAEWEMAASAEPTPDGKSITGRKRRYPWGDEPPTPERANLDSRLLGCVDVGAYAAGDSALGCRQMIGNTWEWTASPFFPFPGFIVDSPYREYSAPWFGYRKVLKGGAWATRSRLVRNTFRNFFLPDRRDVFAGFRTCAL
- a CDS encoding acyl-CoA dehydrogenase family protein, with amino-acid sequence MDLSLTPDHEAVRNATREFCRREILPHLRDWERAEQIPADIVPKMAAQGLLGLCIPRRYGGLGLDYVSLGIVCEELERADTAFRVLIAVHLALNSLTLLQWGSEEQKQRYLVPQACGQKLAAFALTEPDAGSDVAGIRATARRDGERYILNGEKTWISLADVADHFLIFAYTDRSAGARGVSAFIVERGFDGVSSSSIHHKLGGRIGNTGSIALQDARVPADNRIGDEGEGLKIALSALDNGRYAVAAGAVGLIEACLDASLSYAEQRQSFGQPIGKHQLVQQKIARMVAGRDIGRLLYHQVGWLKNQGTRCTREVSLAKWINCDNAFRAADDAVQIHGAYGYSDEFPVERYFRNARGSLIYEGTQEIHQLIQAEYALSYRTDKPLSRPLPPYPFEADA
- a CDS encoding CoA transferase — translated: MAGALDGVRVLDLSRHLAGPYCAMMLGDLGAEVIKIERPGVGDESRHWGPPFFGGESAYYLCCNRNKQSLTLNLKHERGLALARELARGSDVVIENFRVGVLDKLGLGYGDLKAINPRLVYCSISGFGHTGPDRDLGSYDFLIQGRSGLMSITGEPDGPPMKVGVAIADVAAGLFASNAVLAALLARERTGVGQHLDIALYDSQVAVLANIASNYLCAGEIPGRWGNAHKSIVPYQTFQAADDYLILAVGNDAQWRQFCEAAGMTAWAQDPRFAANPDRVAHRDVLVPLLQDLLRRKTVAEWLQLCAEADVPAGPINAIDKVFADPQVDARGMLVQMPHPTIGTVRLAGTPLNLSATPAEMRLPPPLLGEHTDAILTRLLGLDGRAIAELHRDGVV
- a CDS encoding universal stress protein: MITLKKILVSTDFSETSKGAVMYARALASAYHGSVHALHVLPDPSIQPWAFSVETEVMGLSFEERAKRWEERSREQLKNLFSETELKELNVQLVTVVGHPVQQILQYAKDNAIDLIVMGTHGRSTPGPNIGQTFPWDSPMGSVAERVVRQAPCPVLTVRQSEHEFVTP